In a single window of the Centropristis striata isolate RG_2023a ecotype Rhode Island chromosome 18, C.striata_1.0, whole genome shotgun sequence genome:
- the plg gene encoding plasminogen isoform X2, translated as MKKKDYLLECVNGNGKDYRGTKSKSKTGKVCQRWAAKYPHRPNFVPEDHPREDLESNFCRNPDGDSGGPWCYTTDANTRWEHCNVPSCTEECIHCSGENYRGKISTTENGFTCQRWDAQQPHNHGYIPSALPDKYLEENYCRNPDGDPKPWCFTTSPSKRWDFCSIRRCTSEPPTIVPELTCASGEGGAYRGTVAVTETGKTCQSWKAQTPQKHNRTPDNYPCKGLDNNYCRNPDNERMPWCYTTDAQTRWEYCKVPSCADAAGSELPVTTPEEEDCYEGDGTTYRGITSETISGKRCQAWSSMTPHNHKKTPQAFPTADLRRNLCRNPDGDRAPWCYTTDPSVRWEYCNLDKCAAAPAAGGATKPPKPAGPTEAAPEKDCKIGRGDAYRGPTSITVLGVTCQAWSAQSPHQHVSFTPQSHPTKGLDGNKCRNPDSDVNGPWCYTTDRNKKWDYCQIPNCAGLECGTPVIKPKRCFGRVVGGFVAKPYSWPWQISLRTNTGIHFCGGTLIHPQWVITAAHCLERSKRPSAYKVVLGVHTELAREPSKQERNLEKLILAPNGVDIALLKLQSPALINDKVLPVCLPEKDYIVPSGVECYVTGWGETQGTGGEGFLKQTCFPVIENKVCNRPSYLNGRVKDHEMCAGNIEGGTDSCQGDSGGPLVCNSQNRYILHGVTSWGLGCANAMKPGVYARVSKFTDWIDRTMKAN; from the exons atgaaaaaaaa AGATTACCTCCTGGAGTGTGTAAACGGAAACGGAAAAGATTACAGAGGGACGAAGTCCAAATCAAAAACAGGGAAGGTGTGTCAGAGATGGGCAGCCAAATACCCACACAGGCCCAA cttcgtGCCGGAGGATCACCCCAGGGAGGACCTGGAGTCTAACTTCTGCAGGAACCCTGACGGAGACAGCGGGGGCCCCTGGTGTTACACCACAGACGCCAACACCCGCTGGGAACACTGCAACGTTCCCAGCTGCACCG AGGAGTGTATTCACTGCAGCGGTGAGAACTACAGAGGGAAAATCTCCACCACAGAAAACGGCTTCACCTGCCAACGCTGGGACGCCCAGCAACCTCACAACCACGGATACATACCCAGCGC TCTTCCAGACAAATATCTGGAGGAGAACTACTGCAGGAACCCTGACGGAGACCCCAAACCCTGGTGCTTCACCACCAGCCCGTCCAAACGATGGGACTTCTGCTCCATACGCCGCTGCA CCTCCGAGCCTCCCACCATCGTCCCGGAGCTGACCTGCGCCTCCGGAGAAGGCGGAGCGTACCGAGGAACGGTGGCCGTGACCGAAACCGGCAAAACCTGCCAGAGCTGGAAGGCTCAGACGCCCCAGAAACACAACCGCACACCGGACAACTACCCCTGCAA AGGCCTGGATAACAACTACTGCCGTAACCCTGACAACGAGAGGATGCCCTGGTGCTACACCACCGACGCTCAGACCCGCTGGGAGTACTGCAAGGTGCCGAGCTGCGCAGACGCTGCCGGATCAG AATTGCCGGTGACCACTCCTGAGGAGGAGGACTGTTATGAGGGGGACGGGACCACTTACCGGGGGATAACTTCAGAGACCATCAGCGGGAAGAGATGTCAGGCCTGGAGCTCCATGACGCCtcacaaccacaaaaagactcCTCAGGCCTTCCCCACAGC AGACCTCCGGAGGAACCTGTGTAGGAACCCAGACGGGGACCGAGCCCCCTGGTGTTACACTACGGACCCTAGTGTCCGCTGGGAGTACTGCAACCTGGACAAATGTGCCGCTGCTCCTGCAGCAGGAGGCGCCACCAAACCCCCGAAGCCTGCGGGCCCCACCGAGGCTGCCCCAGAGAAAG ACTGTAAGATTGGCAGAGGGGACGCATACCGGGGTCCGACCTCCATCACCGTGCTGGGAGTGACCTGCCAGGCCTGGAGCGCCCAGAGCCCCCACCAACACGTCAGCTTCACCCCACAGAGCCACCCCACCAAGGGCCTGGACGGAAAC AAATGCAGAAACCCAGACAGCGACGTGAACGGACCGTGGTGCTACACGACCGACAGGAACAAGAAGTGGGACTACTGTCAGATCCCCAACTGTG cggGGCTGGAGTGTGGGACGCCCGTCATCAAACCAAAGCGTTGTTTCGGTCGGGTCGTGGGCGGCTTCGTGGCTAAACCGTACTCGTGGCCGTGGCAGATCAGCCTCCGCACCAA caCTGGAATTCATTTCTGTGGAGGAACTCTGATTCACCCTCAGTGGGTTATTACAGCTGCTCACTGCCtggagag GTCCAAGCGGCCATCAGCGTATAAAGTGGTGCTGGGCGTCCATACGGAGTTAGCCAGGGAGCCGTCCAAACAGGAGAGGAACCTGGAGAAACTGATCCTGGCTCCTAACGGGGTCGACATCGCCCTGCTCAAACTGCAGAG ccctgcACTGATCAACGACAAAGTCCTGCCGGTCTGTCTGCCGGAGAAGGATTACATCGTCCCCAGTGGGGTCGAGTGTTACGTCACCGGGTGGGGTGAAACTCAAG GTACGGGAGGCGAAGGCTTCCTGAAACAAACCTGTTTCCCCGTCATCGAGAACAAAGTCTGCAACCGCCCGTCGTACCTGAACGGACGAGTCAAAGACCACGAGATGTGTGCCGGAAACATCGAGGGAGGAACCGACAGCTGCCAG GGCGACAGCGGCGGCCCGCTGGTGTGTAACTCCCAGAACAGGTACATCCTGCATGGAGTGACATCATGGGGTCTGGGCTGCGCCAACGCCATGAAGCCCGGCGTCTACGCTCGCGTCTCCAAGTTCACCGACTGGATCGACAGAACCATGAAAGCCAATTAA
- the plg gene encoding plasminogen isoform X1, whose amino-acid sequence MDLYKAALLLGALICTVSGTEVDGYAKTEGAWILSLQRRQYATNTATECSVKCNAETSFTCRSFIYIEKDQECWTAAANSKTETILRRSSTSLYEKKDYLLECVNGNGKDYRGTKSKSKTGKVCQRWAAKYPHRPNFVPEDHPREDLESNFCRNPDGDSGGPWCYTTDANTRWEHCNVPSCTEECIHCSGENYRGKISTTENGFTCQRWDAQQPHNHGYIPSALPDKYLEENYCRNPDGDPKPWCFTTSPSKRWDFCSIRRCTSEPPTIVPELTCASGEGGAYRGTVAVTETGKTCQSWKAQTPQKHNRTPDNYPCKGLDNNYCRNPDNERMPWCYTTDAQTRWEYCKVPSCADAAGSELPVTTPEEEDCYEGDGTTYRGITSETISGKRCQAWSSMTPHNHKKTPQAFPTADLRRNLCRNPDGDRAPWCYTTDPSVRWEYCNLDKCAAAPAAGGATKPPKPAGPTEAAPEKDCKIGRGDAYRGPTSITVLGVTCQAWSAQSPHQHVSFTPQSHPTKGLDGNKCRNPDSDVNGPWCYTTDRNKKWDYCQIPNCAGLECGTPVIKPKRCFGRVVGGFVAKPYSWPWQISLRTNTGIHFCGGTLIHPQWVITAAHCLERSKRPSAYKVVLGVHTELAREPSKQERNLEKLILAPNGVDIALLKLQSPALINDKVLPVCLPEKDYIVPSGVECYVTGWGETQGTGGEGFLKQTCFPVIENKVCNRPSYLNGRVKDHEMCAGNIEGGTDSCQGDSGGPLVCNSQNRYILHGVTSWGLGCANAMKPGVYARVSKFTDWIDRTMKAN is encoded by the exons ATGGACCTGTACAAAGCAGCTCTCCTCCTGGGAGCCCTGATCTGCACTG TTAGTGGTACTGAGGTCGACGGCTACGCCAAAACTGAAGGAGCGTGGATCCTCTCGCTGCAGAGGAGACAGTACGCTACAAACACTGCGACCGAGTGCTCCGTCAAATGTAACGCTGAAACATCCTTCACATGCAG gtcttTCATTTATATAGAAAAGGACCAGGAGTGTtggacagcagcagcaaactCTAAAACAGAGACGATCCTGCGTAGAAGCAGCACATCGctatatgaaaaaaaag ATTACCTCCTGGAGTGTGTAAACGGAAACGGAAAAGATTACAGAGGGACGAAGTCCAAATCAAAAACAGGGAAGGTGTGTCAGAGATGGGCAGCCAAATACCCACACAGGCCCAA cttcgtGCCGGAGGATCACCCCAGGGAGGACCTGGAGTCTAACTTCTGCAGGAACCCTGACGGAGACAGCGGGGGCCCCTGGTGTTACACCACAGACGCCAACACCCGCTGGGAACACTGCAACGTTCCCAGCTGCACCG AGGAGTGTATTCACTGCAGCGGTGAGAACTACAGAGGGAAAATCTCCACCACAGAAAACGGCTTCACCTGCCAACGCTGGGACGCCCAGCAACCTCACAACCACGGATACATACCCAGCGC TCTTCCAGACAAATATCTGGAGGAGAACTACTGCAGGAACCCTGACGGAGACCCCAAACCCTGGTGCTTCACCACCAGCCCGTCCAAACGATGGGACTTCTGCTCCATACGCCGCTGCA CCTCCGAGCCTCCCACCATCGTCCCGGAGCTGACCTGCGCCTCCGGAGAAGGCGGAGCGTACCGAGGAACGGTGGCCGTGACCGAAACCGGCAAAACCTGCCAGAGCTGGAAGGCTCAGACGCCCCAGAAACACAACCGCACACCGGACAACTACCCCTGCAA AGGCCTGGATAACAACTACTGCCGTAACCCTGACAACGAGAGGATGCCCTGGTGCTACACCACCGACGCTCAGACCCGCTGGGAGTACTGCAAGGTGCCGAGCTGCGCAGACGCTGCCGGATCAG AATTGCCGGTGACCACTCCTGAGGAGGAGGACTGTTATGAGGGGGACGGGACCACTTACCGGGGGATAACTTCAGAGACCATCAGCGGGAAGAGATGTCAGGCCTGGAGCTCCATGACGCCtcacaaccacaaaaagactcCTCAGGCCTTCCCCACAGC AGACCTCCGGAGGAACCTGTGTAGGAACCCAGACGGGGACCGAGCCCCCTGGTGTTACACTACGGACCCTAGTGTCCGCTGGGAGTACTGCAACCTGGACAAATGTGCCGCTGCTCCTGCAGCAGGAGGCGCCACCAAACCCCCGAAGCCTGCGGGCCCCACCGAGGCTGCCCCAGAGAAAG ACTGTAAGATTGGCAGAGGGGACGCATACCGGGGTCCGACCTCCATCACCGTGCTGGGAGTGACCTGCCAGGCCTGGAGCGCCCAGAGCCCCCACCAACACGTCAGCTTCACCCCACAGAGCCACCCCACCAAGGGCCTGGACGGAAAC AAATGCAGAAACCCAGACAGCGACGTGAACGGACCGTGGTGCTACACGACCGACAGGAACAAGAAGTGGGACTACTGTCAGATCCCCAACTGTG cggGGCTGGAGTGTGGGACGCCCGTCATCAAACCAAAGCGTTGTTTCGGTCGGGTCGTGGGCGGCTTCGTGGCTAAACCGTACTCGTGGCCGTGGCAGATCAGCCTCCGCACCAA caCTGGAATTCATTTCTGTGGAGGAACTCTGATTCACCCTCAGTGGGTTATTACAGCTGCTCACTGCCtggagag GTCCAAGCGGCCATCAGCGTATAAAGTGGTGCTGGGCGTCCATACGGAGTTAGCCAGGGAGCCGTCCAAACAGGAGAGGAACCTGGAGAAACTGATCCTGGCTCCTAACGGGGTCGACATCGCCCTGCTCAAACTGCAGAG ccctgcACTGATCAACGACAAAGTCCTGCCGGTCTGTCTGCCGGAGAAGGATTACATCGTCCCCAGTGGGGTCGAGTGTTACGTCACCGGGTGGGGTGAAACTCAAG GTACGGGAGGCGAAGGCTTCCTGAAACAAACCTGTTTCCCCGTCATCGAGAACAAAGTCTGCAACCGCCCGTCGTACCTGAACGGACGAGTCAAAGACCACGAGATGTGTGCCGGAAACATCGAGGGAGGAACCGACAGCTGCCAG GGCGACAGCGGCGGCCCGCTGGTGTGTAACTCCCAGAACAGGTACATCCTGCATGGAGTGACATCATGGGGTCTGGGCTGCGCCAACGCCATGAAGCCCGGCGTCTACGCTCGCGTCTCCAAGTTCACCGACTGGATCGACAGAACCATGAAAGCCAATTAA